A stretch of the Desulforamulus ferrireducens genome encodes the following:
- the menC gene encoding o-succinylbenzoate synthase, with product MQLHSITLRAMRMKMKSPFTTSFGTEWDRHFILVEIRDKDGRSGWGESVAMKEPLYNEETVATNWHMMKDFLIPLLFKNTVEHPDQVSQLFSHIRRNNMAKAALEGAMWDLFAKQQELPLSRALGGQRTAIEVGISLGIQDSVEKLLDLVAKYVEEGYRRIKIKIKPGWDVAVVEAVRRQFPDILLMADANSAYTLADSDHLARLDQYNLMMIEQPLSHDDIIDHSKLQKKLQTPICLDESIHSLEDARKAVELGSCRIINIKVGRVGGLTESKRIQAYCLSQGIGVWCGGMLEAGVGRAHNVAVTTLPGFTLPGDTAASSRYWEQDIIEPEVTVDKGLIQVPSAPGIGYCPVRRIIDEYTLYTETFRP from the coding sequence ATGCAATTGCATTCCATTACCTTACGGGCCATGCGGATGAAAATGAAGTCGCCCTTTACCACAAGTTTCGGCACAGAATGGGACAGGCACTTTATTTTAGTAGAAATACGGGATAAAGATGGACGCAGCGGCTGGGGTGAGTCCGTAGCCATGAAGGAGCCGCTGTATAATGAAGAGACGGTGGCCACCAATTGGCACATGATGAAGGATTTTCTGATCCCGTTGTTATTTAAAAACACCGTTGAACACCCGGATCAGGTTAGCCAATTATTTAGCCACATCCGGCGTAACAACATGGCTAAGGCAGCCCTGGAAGGGGCCATGTGGGACTTGTTTGCCAAACAACAGGAGCTTCCTTTAAGTAGGGCCCTAGGGGGGCAGCGTACGGCCATTGAAGTGGGTATTAGCCTGGGTATTCAGGATTCGGTGGAGAAATTACTGGATTTAGTGGCTAAATACGTGGAGGAAGGTTATCGTCGCATTAAAATAAAGATTAAGCCAGGCTGGGATGTGGCGGTGGTGGAGGCTGTGCGCCGACAATTTCCCGACATACTATTGATGGCCGATGCCAATTCCGCCTACACCCTGGCAGACAGCGACCACCTGGCCCGCTTGGATCAATATAACCTGATGATGATTGAACAACCCTTATCCCACGATGATATTATTGATCACAGTAAGCTGCAAAAAAAACTGCAAACCCCCATCTGTCTGGATGAAAGCATCCACTCCCTGGAGGATGCCCGCAAGGCTGTGGAGTTGGGCAGTTGCCGTATTATCAATATCAAAGTGGGGCGGGTAGGCGGCTTAACTGAGTCCAAACGCATTCAAGCCTATTGTCTCAGTCAGGGCATTGGGGTTTGGTGCGGTGGCATGTTGGAAGCCGGTGTGGGACGTGCCCACAATGTAGCCGTTACTACCCTGCCTGGTTTTACCCTGCCCGGCGATACCGCCGCTTCCAGCCGCTACTGGGAGCAGGACATTATTGAACCGGAGGTAACCGTAGATAAGGGACTCATCCAGGTACCCTCCGCACCTGGTATTGGCTATTGCCCGGTGCGGAGAATTATTGACGAATATACCCTCTATACTGAAACCTTCCGTCCGTAG
- a CDS encoding arsenic resistance protein, with protein sequence MVGLQVDTSGLQKYILPVTILMIYPTMIGFTLGEVLRPNNKRLLFSSLAINFIFIPLLAYVLGSLFLRHHPGLFAGLAVASLLPTSNMTIAFTMFAGANVAAAIQLTVVGLITGSLLAPWYLLVMVGKYIPVDVLTVLKTLTMVVILPLIMGTLTYRLLLRKYTPEEFQAKFKPYLPAATAWGAIYIIFTSISTNAHRIVDNIEMIILVALLVQLLFYAINYLGVIQFSRYFFNRRDGITLVYGTALRNLSISIGLAATAFGADAALMVSLAFLIQGQAAAWYLRFIQRKAVIGEYCQSGREIEGRLKAR encoded by the coding sequence TTGGTAGGACTTCAGGTGGATACCTCAGGTCTACAGAAATATATCTTGCCTGTTACCATCCTGATGATTTATCCAACCATGATAGGTTTTACCCTGGGTGAAGTTTTGCGGCCCAACAATAAAAGGCTACTCTTCTCTTCACTGGCCATCAATTTCATCTTTATTCCTCTACTGGCCTATGTTCTGGGAAGTCTCTTTTTACGGCATCATCCGGGACTTTTTGCCGGTTTAGCAGTGGCTTCGCTACTACCCACTTCCAATATGACCATAGCCTTTACCATGTTTGCCGGGGCTAATGTGGCCGCCGCCATCCAATTAACGGTAGTTGGTTTAATCACAGGCTCCCTCCTGGCTCCCTGGTATCTACTGGTAATGGTGGGAAAGTATATTCCCGTAGATGTATTGACTGTTCTGAAGACCCTTACCATGGTGGTAATACTGCCTCTAATCATGGGAACTCTGACCTATCGTTTACTTTTAAGGAAATATACTCCCGAGGAATTCCAGGCAAAGTTTAAGCCTTATCTACCTGCAGCCACCGCCTGGGGGGCAATATATATCATCTTTACCAGTATTAGTACCAACGCCCACAGGATTGTTGACAATATTGAGATGATTATTCTGGTTGCTCTACTGGTACAATTACTGTTTTATGCCATCAACTATCTGGGGGTCATCCAGTTTAGCCGGTACTTTTTTAACCGGCGGGATGGCATTACCCTGGTCTACGGTACGGCCCTGCGCAATCTATCCATTTCCATAGGTTTAGCCGCCACGGCCTTTGGGGCGGATGCCGCCTTAATGGTTTCCCTGGCCTTTCTAATCCAGGGTCAGGCAGCGGCTTGGTATTTAAGATTTATCCAAAGGAAGGCTGTAATCGGAGAATACTGTCAAAGCGGTAGAGAGATCGAAGGGCGTTTAAAGGCAAGGTAA
- a CDS encoding methyl-accepting chemotaxis protein — protein sequence MKSLKVKLALFIAAILIASNGILAFLSVTTISKEMNQTISDKTQTLNLALQDTINTFLATASNTVNSLSNAPEVKSYNKEQMLLIFRSLQEANKNYLNIYFGDLEGNLMMYPVAELPPGYDARAKDWYKGAKEQDKLIFTEVYIDTGSKKQVISVVAPVKDHQGQFIGVVGLDLSLEELNAMINQQKLGQTGYSYIVDTNGKILIHPHADRIGEDIADRNYVKNALAGKSGLEQYIDSDGSKKIAYYSIIPLTNWGLFVTQTEAEAFKAVGYIKKDIGLATLVILAVAVLITTLVARNLVRTIASIEQSAGLVAQGDLTQSIAVNRTDELGQLSQVINSMTGSLKELIGQVKQSAEEVSGTSANLTEITNQTTEANSKITQEITQVAATIEQISAASQEVSASASEAITRVNRGQEKVDEVTTAMEDISRSTAEVARSVQEVNEKAKEVGKIVDLITQIAEQTNLLALNAAIEAARAGEQGRGFAVVADEVRKLAEQTANATRNITTIISEMQSGTQSSVAKMEQGATLVQRGGLAVAEVGAVFHEIHQVIAGLTEQIEQTSSATQDINTNIQNVAALSEEQTAAMEEVNSSIERLSEMGRQLYELVNRFKL from the coding sequence GTGAAAAGTCTAAAGGTGAAACTGGCTTTGTTTATTGCAGCTATTTTAATTGCCAGTAATGGAATTTTGGCTTTCTTGTCTGTAACAACTATATCTAAGGAAATGAACCAAACCATTTCTGATAAAACCCAAACCCTTAACCTGGCCTTACAGGATACCATAAATACATTTTTAGCTACAGCGTCTAACACAGTTAATTCCTTAAGTAACGCTCCGGAGGTTAAAAGCTATAACAAAGAACAGATGCTGCTGATTTTTCGCTCCTTACAAGAGGCCAACAAGAACTATCTAAATATTTACTTCGGCGATCTGGAAGGAAATTTAATGATGTACCCGGTGGCGGAACTACCCCCGGGATATGATGCCAGAGCCAAGGATTGGTACAAAGGGGCGAAGGAACAGGATAAATTAATTTTTACCGAAGTATATATCGACACAGGTAGTAAAAAGCAAGTCATCTCTGTGGTGGCCCCGGTAAAGGATCATCAAGGCCAATTTATAGGCGTGGTTGGTTTGGATTTATCCCTGGAAGAACTAAATGCCATGATTAACCAACAAAAACTGGGTCAGACCGGCTATTCCTATATTGTCGATACTAACGGTAAGATACTAATCCATCCCCATGCCGACAGAATTGGCGAAGACATTGCAGACAGGAATTATGTTAAGAACGCTCTGGCAGGCAAGTCCGGCTTGGAACAGTACATTGACAGCGATGGCAGCAAAAAAATTGCCTATTATTCTATCATACCCCTAACCAACTGGGGATTGTTTGTTACGCAAACAGAAGCGGAAGCCTTTAAGGCTGTGGGCTATATCAAGAAGGACATTGGCTTAGCCACGTTGGTTATCTTAGCGGTTGCCGTCCTTATTACTACCCTGGTGGCACGGAACTTGGTGAGAACCATTGCTTCCATTGAACAGAGTGCAGGTTTGGTAGCCCAGGGAGATTTAACCCAGAGCATTGCAGTGAACAGAACCGATGAATTGGGTCAACTCAGTCAGGTCATTAACTCCATGACAGGAAGCCTTAAGGAATTAATTGGCCAGGTTAAGCAATCTGCTGAGGAAGTTTCCGGTACCAGCGCCAACCTTACGGAAATTACCAACCAGACCACCGAGGCTAATAGTAAAATCACCCAGGAAATTACCCAGGTGGCAGCTACCATTGAACAAATCTCCGCTGCTTCCCAGGAGGTAAGTGCTTCTGCCAGTGAAGCCATTACCCGTGTCAACAGGGGTCAAGAAAAGGTAGATGAAGTAACTACCGCCATGGAGGATATTTCCCGCTCCACCGCAGAGGTGGCTCGCTCGGTTCAGGAAGTTAATGAAAAGGCCAAAGAAGTGGGCAAAATTGTGGACCTAATTACGCAAATAGCCGAACAAACCAACCTGCTGGCCTTAAATGCTGCCATTGAGGCGGCTAGAGCAGGGGAGCAAGGTAGGGGCTTTGCGGTGGTGGCCGATGAGGTGCGTAAATTGGCGGAGCAAACTGCCAATGCCACCAGGAACATTACCACCATTATTTCCGAAATGCAAAGTGGGACACAATCTTCTGTGGCCAAAATGGAGCAAGGGGCAACTTTGGTGCAGCGGGGAGGATTGGCTGTGGCAGAGGTAGGGGCTGTCTTTCATGAAATACACCAGGTAATTGCCGGGTTAACGGAGCAAATTGAGCAAACCTCCAGTGCCACCCAGGATATTAATACCAACATACAAAACGTGGCGGCCCTCTCCGAGGAACAAACCGCTGCCATGGAGGAGGTCAATTCCTCCATCGAAAGACTTAGTGAAATGGGCCGTCAGTTATACGAACTGGTTAACAGATTTAAGCTTTAG
- a CDS encoding long-chain-fatty-acid--CoA ligase: MNEKTWHKYYPENIPTHLELPDKTLYDFLEHSANSYPDNEAILFLNHRLTYSQLKDRVDRFATALHELGIQKGARVAIMLPNCPQIVIAYYAVMRIGAIVTMINPLYTERELIYQLKDCQAEAILVLDELAPKITNILPQVALRILITTGIKDYLALDLAHPVAATTATGYSFEGLLANAQPAPPEVNIDRVNDLALLQYTGGTTGIVKGAMLTHQNLADNVMQTRVWLDTCEEAQERFFCVLPFFHVFAMTTCMNLSVCLAASMILIPRLEALNLLKQIEQYKPTIFQGVPSLYVAVISHPDVKKYDLSSIRLCLSGGAPLPLEVQQNFEAITGATLVEGYGLTECSPVTHCNPISGMRINGSIGLPLPNTDIKIVDIETGTRELPRGEIGELCIKGPQVMKGYWNMPEETANSLRDGWLHTGDVAYIDEKGFTYIVERKKDIVISLGYNIYPREVEEVLYEHPKVKEAAVIGVADRSRGEVIKAFVVLKEGETARKEEILKYCRQHLAQYKVPKQLEFRQELPKSSVGKILRRVLVEEEKQ; encoded by the coding sequence TTGAACGAGAAAACTTGGCACAAGTACTACCCGGAAAACATACCAACACATTTGGAGTTACCAGATAAAACCCTATATGATTTTCTGGAACATTCAGCAAATAGCTATCCAGATAACGAAGCCATCCTTTTTCTTAATCACCGCTTAACCTATAGCCAACTGAAGGACAGGGTTGATCGGTTTGCCACGGCACTGCACGAACTTGGTATACAAAAGGGAGCGCGGGTGGCTATTATGTTACCCAATTGTCCGCAAATTGTTATTGCCTACTATGCAGTGATGCGAATTGGCGCCATTGTCACCATGATAAATCCTCTTTACACCGAACGGGAGCTTATTTACCAGTTAAAGGATTGTCAAGCAGAGGCCATCCTGGTCTTGGACGAACTGGCGCCTAAGATAACCAATATTTTGCCCCAGGTAGCCCTGAGAATTTTAATTACCACTGGGATTAAGGATTACTTGGCATTGGATTTAGCACACCCGGTTGCAGCCACAACGGCAACGGGTTATAGCTTTGAAGGTTTATTGGCTAATGCCCAGCCGGCACCACCGGAAGTGAACATAGATCGTGTCAATGATTTGGCGCTTTTGCAATATACCGGGGGTACCACCGGCATTGTTAAGGGGGCCATGCTAACCCATCAAAATCTGGCGGATAATGTTATGCAGACCAGGGTTTGGTTAGATACCTGTGAAGAAGCGCAGGAAAGGTTTTTCTGTGTGCTGCCCTTTTTCCATGTTTTTGCCATGACCACCTGCATGAATTTATCTGTCTGCCTGGCAGCATCCATGATTTTGATACCTCGTTTGGAGGCCTTGAATTTATTAAAGCAAATTGAACAATACAAACCCACCATCTTCCAAGGGGTGCCGTCTCTTTATGTGGCTGTAATTTCTCACCCCGATGTAAAAAAATATGATTTGTCCTCCATTAGGTTATGCCTATCCGGTGGTGCACCTTTGCCACTGGAAGTACAGCAAAATTTTGAGGCTATTACCGGTGCCACCCTGGTGGAGGGTTATGGTTTAACCGAGTGTTCGCCGGTCACCCATTGTAATCCCATCTCCGGTATGAGAATAAACGGTTCCATAGGTTTACCCTTACCCAATACGGATATCAAGATTGTGGATATTGAAACCGGCACCAGGGAATTGCCCAGAGGTGAAATTGGCGAGTTATGCATTAAGGGACCTCAAGTAATGAAAGGTTACTGGAATATGCCGGAGGAAACCGCCAATTCTCTGCGAGATGGTTGGTTGCATACAGGCGACGTTGCCTATATTGATGAAAAGGGCTTTACATATATTGTTGAACGTAAGAAGGATATTGTCATTAGCCTGGGCTATAATATCTATCCCAGGGAAGTGGAAGAGGTCCTCTACGAACATCCTAAAGTTAAGGAAGCAGCAGTCATTGGTGTTGCCGACCGTTCCCGGGGGGAAGTGATTAAGGCCTTTGTTGTTTTAAAAGAGGGTGAAACAGCCCGCAAGGAAGAAATTCTCAAGTACTGTCGTCAGCATTTAGCTCAGTATAAGGTGCCTAAACAACTGGAGTTTCGTCAGGAACTGCCCAAATCTTCGGTGGGTAAAATTTTAAGAAGAGTATTGGTGGAAGAGGAAAAGCAATGA
- a CDS encoding GNAT family N-acetyltransferase gives MPDNILIKPLSTVAEMKALQEIEQTVWDADIPIPVHQTITVAKNGGVILGAYLGEQMIGMLYSFPGFLKGESYLCSHALAVLKEYRHAGIGEQLKRAQAEVARRMGYGLITWTYDPLLTPNGYLNVGKLGVVCSTYIEDCYGELNDQMNKGLPTDRLQVEWWLEQPRRPLPQGPATGLINWQLNERGLPVPLRINGMQGDEQLLSMAVPAQFAEMKTLDLGLATEWRRYTGQLFKEYFADGWAVAGFRLHRGQAVHEYILAPRASLGLPTAPWQKGE, from the coding sequence TTGCCAGACAACATATTGATTAAACCACTGAGCACAGTGGCGGAGATGAAGGCTTTACAGGAAATAGAACAAACCGTGTGGGATGCGGATATACCTATTCCGGTTCATCAAACCATCACCGTGGCCAAAAACGGTGGAGTAATTTTGGGCGCCTACCTGGGTGAGCAAATGATTGGTATGCTTTATAGTTTCCCTGGTTTCCTAAAGGGGGAGAGCTATCTTTGCTCCCATGCCCTGGCGGTGCTTAAGGAATACCGCCACGCAGGTATCGGTGAACAACTAAAGCGGGCCCAGGCCGAGGTAGCCAGGCGAATGGGTTATGGGCTGATTACCTGGACCTATGATCCGTTGTTAACCCCCAATGGCTACTTAAATGTGGGTAAGCTGGGGGTTGTTTGCTCCACCTACATAGAAGATTGTTATGGTGAATTAAATGACCAAATGAATAAAGGCTTGCCCACCGACCGCCTGCAGGTGGAGTGGTGGCTGGAGCAGCCAAGAAGACCGTTGCCCCAGGGCCCGGCAACCGGTCTGATAAATTGGCAACTGAATGAGCGGGGCCTGCCGGTACCCCTGAGGATTAATGGGATGCAGGGGGATGAACAGTTACTTAGTATGGCAGTACCTGCCCAATTTGCCGAAATGAAGACCCTGGATCTGGGGTTAGCCACTGAATGGCGGCGGTACACCGGCCAACTCTTTAAAGAGTATTTTGCTGACGGTTGGGCTGTGGCCGGTTTTCGTCTCCACAGGGGACAGGCTGTGCATGAATATATTTTGGCGCCCCGAGCTTCCCTGGGTTTACCTACAGCTCCCTGGCAGAAAGGAGAATAA
- a CDS encoding amidohydrolase, whose product MDFTFPRTVWQSYLQEIYNFLHQHPEGSWQEQATTAYLQRQLAQLGYQTTTFPDCTGVIGEAGAGEVTVALRTDIDALGFREGEKTKYIHACGHDAHMAMVLTAAAALRENPVNCRLKIICQPAEEVGAGALEFIAKGVVDDVDYLFGVHLRPGQELAGGLAAPAIQNGAACMLRGEIRGRSAHGARPHLGINVIEVAAQLVQLLQGLHWNPLQPASIKMTGLWAGNQSANIIPDRADFTLDVRAQTNQHMQELLDKINHLANGLAALSGAEITLQRGADTPAAEVSAAAQEIMARAIRATLGEQGLALPVLTPGAEDFHYYTRLRPQLKATMLGLGCNLEPGLHHPEMTFDTNYLLAGAEILARAVYYAANQRR is encoded by the coding sequence ATGGATTTTACCTTTCCAAGAACGGTATGGCAAAGCTATCTGCAGGAGATCTATAATTTTCTACACCAACATCCCGAAGGCAGTTGGCAGGAACAGGCCACCACCGCCTATTTGCAAAGGCAGTTGGCGCAGCTAGGCTATCAAACCACCACCTTTCCCGATTGTACCGGGGTCATTGGCGAAGCTGGGGCAGGAGAGGTAACCGTAGCTTTACGGACGGATATAGATGCCCTGGGTTTCCGTGAAGGTGAGAAAACTAAGTATATCCATGCCTGTGGCCATGATGCCCATATGGCCATGGTACTCACCGCAGCGGCTGCCCTCAGAGAAAACCCGGTCAACTGTCGCCTTAAGATCATCTGCCAACCGGCGGAGGAAGTGGGGGCCGGGGCCCTCGAGTTCATTGCCAAGGGTGTGGTGGATGATGTGGACTATCTTTTTGGTGTACACCTGCGTCCAGGGCAGGAATTGGCCGGGGGCTTGGCAGCACCGGCCATTCAAAACGGCGCGGCCTGTATGCTGCGGGGAGAGATTCGGGGGCGGAGTGCCCACGGAGCCAGGCCCCACTTAGGTATCAATGTCATAGAAGTAGCGGCTCAACTGGTGCAGCTTTTACAGGGGTTGCACTGGAATCCCCTGCAACCGGCTTCTATTAAGATGACCGGCCTTTGGGCGGGTAATCAATCAGCTAACATTATCCCCGACCGGGCCGACTTTACCCTGGATGTGCGCGCCCAAACTAACCAGCACATGCAGGAATTATTAGACAAGATTAATCACCTGGCCAATGGTTTAGCCGCACTCTCCGGCGCAGAAATTACGCTGCAACGGGGGGCCGATACCCCTGCGGCGGAGGTTAGTGCCGCAGCACAGGAGATCATGGCCCGGGCCATCCGAGCCACCCTGGGTGAGCAGGGGCTGGCCTTGCCAGTGCTGACACCGGGAGCGGAGGATTTTCATTATTATACCCGCCTGCGGCCGCAGCTGAAGGCTACCATGCTGGGTCTGGGTTGTAATTTGGAGCCGGGGCTACATCATCCGGAGATGACCTTCGACACCAACTATCTCTTGGCCGGCGCGGAAATATTGGCACGGGCGGTTTATTACGCAGCAAATCAAAGGAGGTAG
- a CDS encoding VanZ family protein, translating into MPLLKWLVRSTLRILPLGYMAFIWYLSSQSSGAVVNFSFYDSLIKESLHLVEFALLYALLVLALLTWGELSPRGNKIALVIAVLYALLDEFHQYFVPSRSATVTDLIKDFLGIAVVWYLIKKNYFAQQPTRLGGWLRKITLCLVPNQVRSEEEKEG; encoded by the coding sequence ATGCCCCTTTTAAAATGGCTAGTCCGTTCCACACTAAGGATACTACCCCTGGGCTATATGGCCTTTATTTGGTACTTATCCAGCCAATCCAGCGGTGCTGTGGTAAACTTTAGTTTTTATGATTCACTAATTAAAGAAAGCCTCCACCTGGTGGAGTTTGCGCTGCTCTATGCATTGTTAGTGCTGGCCCTGCTTACTTGGGGGGAGTTAAGTCCCCGGGGCAACAAAATTGCCCTGGTTATAGCGGTTCTTTATGCCCTGCTGGACGAATTCCATCAATATTTTGTCCCCTCCCGTTCGGCAACGGTGACGGATCTTATCAAGGATTTTCTGGGGATAGCTGTAGTTTGGTATTTAATAAAGAAAAATTACTTTGCCCAGCAACCCACCAGGCTGGGTGGTTGGCTGAGAAAAATTACCCTTTGTCTGGTTCCTAACCAGGTTAGGTCCGAAGAAGAGAAAGAGGGATAG
- a CDS encoding ankyrin repeat domain-containing protein: protein MFKGKFLLPLIILTLLLTACAANQVQLTVTKDSLVEAVQKGDAASARLLLEAGLSPREKDQLGNPLLVTAAQEGHLEVVQMLLTKGADVNETGASGMTALIAAAGNGKLEVVELLTQQGADVERLSKDGMTALLSAASLGQEQVVGSLLAAGADVNAGNDFGTTPLLAAASEGHLLVVQMLLEAGAQVNVQNISGTTPLIQAASRGHTEVVKLLLSKGADVNLRGNNGTAILPAVARGYRDIVAELMAAGAQVDARDSSGKTPLIIASASGYTELASLFLANQADVNAADKDGFTALILAAAAGHTETVKLLLSHGAVVDQRANNGMAALLPAAGNGFLDIVTVLVEQGATVDAKNKDGVTPLMFAAGKGYAQVVEYLLDQGANINEQDSKGRTALIHAQNMGKKDVVLLLKKRMG, encoded by the coding sequence TTGTTCAAAGGTAAGTTTTTACTCCCACTGATTATCCTGACACTGTTGCTTACTGCCTGTGCTGCCAATCAGGTGCAGCTTACTGTAACCAAGGATTCTCTAGTGGAAGCGGTGCAAAAGGGGGATGCTGCCTCTGCCAGATTGCTTCTGGAAGCTGGTCTAAGTCCACGGGAAAAGGATCAACTGGGTAACCCTCTGTTGGTAACGGCGGCCCAGGAAGGACACTTGGAAGTAGTGCAAATGTTGTTAACAAAGGGTGCGGATGTTAATGAAACCGGTGCTTCAGGGATGACAGCTCTCATTGCTGCGGCGGGTAACGGCAAGCTAGAGGTTGTTGAGTTGTTAACCCAGCAAGGCGCGGATGTTGAACGGCTAAGTAAGGATGGCATGACAGCACTGCTTTCTGCTGCCTCCCTGGGACAGGAGCAGGTTGTTGGCAGTCTTTTAGCAGCCGGGGCAGATGTTAACGCAGGTAATGATTTTGGTACCACACCTTTACTGGCGGCGGCCAGCGAGGGTCATCTGTTAGTGGTGCAGATGCTTTTGGAGGCCGGGGCTCAGGTGAATGTGCAGAATATTTCCGGTACCACTCCCTTAATTCAGGCGGCTTCCCGGGGGCATACAGAGGTTGTTAAGCTATTACTGAGCAAAGGTGCTGACGTTAATCTCAGAGGCAACAATGGTACGGCTATTTTGCCGGCGGTGGCCAGGGGTTACCGGGATATTGTGGCTGAGTTAATGGCCGCAGGAGCCCAGGTGGATGCCAGAGATTCCTCCGGAAAAACCCCCCTGATCATTGCCTCTGCCAGCGGTTATACTGAGCTAGCTTCCCTGTTCCTGGCTAATCAGGCCGATGTTAATGCCGCTGATAAGGATGGCTTTACTGCTCTGATTTTAGCCGCCGCGGCTGGTCATACCGAAACGGTTAAATTACTGCTTAGTCACGGTGCCGTGGTGGATCAGAGGGCCAATAACGGTATGGCCGCGCTGCTGCCTGCGGCGGGCAATGGGTTTTTGGATATTGTGACTGTTCTGGTGGAACAGGGAGCAACGGTGGATGCCAAGAATAAGGACGGCGTAACCCCCCTGATGTTTGCCGCCGGTAAGGGCTATGCCCAAGTGGTGGAATATCTGCTGGACCAGGGTGCTAATATCAATGAACAGGACAGCAAGGGCAGGACAGCTCTAATACACGCCCAGAACATGGGGAAGAAGGATGTAGTGCTGTTATTGAAGAAAAGAATGGGGTAA
- a CDS encoding rubrerythrin family protein — protein MSKKTVDNLKAAFAGESMARNYYTFFASVARKEGWLEIAEVFEETARNEKEHAEIILKLLGDIKGSKENLLASIEKESYEWKDMYPEFEKVAREEGEHEAAKFFATVQQVEHHHADRFKKLLEMLESRKLLRKDEKIQWKCRECGYLHEGNEPPEKCPLCSHSKEYYEPVVKDYK, from the coding sequence ATGAGTAAGAAAACTGTAGACAATTTAAAGGCTGCCTTTGCGGGAGAAAGTATGGCCAGAAACTACTATACTTTCTTCGCTTCGGTGGCCCGCAAAGAGGGTTGGCTGGAGATAGCCGAAGTCTTTGAGGAAACTGCCAGAAACGAAAAGGAACATGCCGAAATCATTCTTAAATTACTGGGTGACATAAAGGGCAGTAAGGAAAACTTGTTGGCATCCATTGAGAAGGAATCCTACGAATGGAAGGATATGTATCCGGAATTTGAAAAGGTTGCCAGAGAAGAAGGCGAGCATGAAGCAGCCAAATTCTTTGCCACCGTCCAGCAGGTGGAACACCATCACGCAGATCGCTTTAAGAAATTACTGGAAATGTTGGAAAGCCGGAAGCTTCTGCGTAAAGATGAGAAGATCCAGTGGAAATGCCGTGAGTGCGGTTATCTGCATGAAGGTAACGAGCCACCGGAAAAGTGCCCTCTATGTAGCCATAGCAAGGAATATTATGAGCCGGTGGTTAAGGATTATAAATAA